In Raphanus sativus cultivar WK10039 chromosome 5, ASM80110v3, whole genome shotgun sequence, the following proteins share a genomic window:
- the LOC108862071 gene encoding uncharacterized protein At3g61260 encodes MAEEQKITLDTAPPAPAPAPAETLAPPPAAAETPSPTPAPAPEKTADDSKALAIVEKPLEPSPKKASSGGSIDRDIKLADLSKEKTLAYVKAWEDSEKTKAENKAEKKMSDILAWENSKKAAVEAQLKKIEEQLENKKAEYAEKMKNKVAAIHKEAEERRAMIEAKRGEDVLKAEEMAAKHRATGIVPKATCGCF; translated from the exons ATGGCTGAGGAACAGAAGATAACGTTAGACACAGCACCTCCGGCTCCGGCTCCGGCTCCGGCTGAGACTCTTGCTCCACCTCCGGCTGCAGCTGAGACTCCTTCTCCAACTCCAGCTCCGGCTCCGGAAAAAACTGCTGATGACTCCAAAGCCCTTGCCATCGTGGAGA AACCTTTAGAGCCTTCACCAAAGAAAGCTTCGTCTGGTGGTTCGATCGATAGAG ATATTAAGCTAGCTGATTTGTCAAAGGAGAAGACATTGGCTTATGTCAAAGCATGGGAAGATAGCGAAAAGACCAAAGCAGAGAACAA AGCTGAGAAGAAGATGTCTGATATTCTTGCTTGGGAAAACAGCAAGAAAGCAGCTGTTGAAGCCCAACTCAAGAAAATCGAG GAGCAACTTGAGAATAAGAAAGCAGAGTATGcagagaagatgaagaacaaagtTGCAGCAATTCACAAAGAGGCAGAAGAGAGAAGAGCCATGATTGAAGCTAAGCGTGGAGAAGATGTTCTCAAAGCTGAAGAGATGGCTGCTAAACACAGAGCCACTGGTATTGTCCCCAAGGCAACCTGTGGTTGTTTCTGA